Genomic segment of Populus nigra chromosome 14, ddPopNigr1.1, whole genome shotgun sequence:
caattttcttgttttatttagcTTGTGACCAATCCATTAATGGAGGGGGCAGCAAAGAATAATGGGAAAGAAACCATGGTTTTTGTTAttggctttaatttttttctataatgggTCCCATCTAGCATGACTTTTTGCATGCTATTGAATGGAATTTCAATGGTGTGGCTGGTAGAAGGTGCTCTTGTCATAAGGTAACCATTGCAGTCCAACCTTAACAACTATGAGcaatcttttgaagaaaatacCAGGAAATACACCTCCTTGCTTATCTTGAGGGCGGGGTTTAGGGCACTAGCCTTGAGTTTAAAGACCTGTTTGAAATTGTGGTAGCGATAGcgattcaaagtgtttttcacttagaaatgaatcaaaatgaagtttttttttaaaattatttttaacatcagtatgtcaaaacgatctaaaaatattaaaaaaattattttaagtaaaagaaaaattcaaaatttttgatAACGCGATCAAACACTCTTTGCCACAGACCAATGATTCATTGGCCACATATTGGCTTGGTGTTTAGAGAACTTTAAATTTATGCAATGTAGCCCTTATTATTGATGCTAAATATctgtttcatttttcatttggtCATACAGTCAGAGGTGAACTTTCTAGGAAGGCTATCACACCCCAACTTGGTTAAGTTATTGGGCTATTGTTGGGAGGATAAAGAGCTACTCCTTGTGTATGAGTTTATGCAGAAGGGAAGCTTGGAGAACCATCTTTTTAGAAGTAAGAgttgctggaaaaaaaaaagtagtatagagaaaaaaaagtgggAAAGAATTAGCTAATTCAAAGATAAATTCTCTTTTGATTGTTGGATTGGTTGTTTGTGCAGAGAATCCTAATATTGAACCCCTCTCTTGGGATATACGGCTAAAGATAGCCGTTGGAGCAGCTAGAGGTCTAACTTTCCTGCATACTTCGGACAAGAAAGTCATTTATAGAGATTTCAAGGCCTCTAATATCCTGTTGGATGGggttagtttatttattatgatccatatattttctatttgagGCTTAATTTTCTTATGATACTCTCCTTTTGTTGTTGAAAGAACAAATAAAGTGGAATCCAGTAAAAAATATGATAGTGCACTTTGTGATTCTAAGTTTTTGATTAATTCTGCACTGTCATTGCTAAAATGTGATTGACAATATGGTGGAAAGGAATGTCACTGTGTGAGCTTAAGCttgtcttcttttcattttctttcgtaCCATTAATAATTTCTACATCTAGTAAATGGAGCTTTGTGCTAAATTTGATTGACTATAAAACTTTGAAGCTGATGCAAAATAGTTCAGTGTACGTGATAACAAAGTTATACCAAGAACACTTTGTTAAAAATGTGTTATTTACACGAGGGAGAGCTGGAGATCCAAAACTATTCCTCAATTCCATCGCTTGAATTGTGGTACTTCAAATCTTCAATAATAATCGTTAGCAAAACTCTGGGTGGTTTCTCTAAGAAAGACAACTAGACTTTCTGAATAAGTCTAGAAGTTGTAAGGGAACAATCAATTATCAATGAAGAAATGTTAATGTAGCATATATTGCAAGGTATTAACAGTCTTTAGGGGTCATCTCattgaaaacttgaaaatagACATGTATGCAAGGTATAATAACATCATAGACGACCTGATGTTTGGGGCTAAGGCCCTGCCTACGTCCATGGTTTCTTGAAACACTaaacagaaaaacaatttgttttttaggatGTAGGTTTCATGAGCCATCATTTATCATCACTAATATTCAATCCTTTTCATCTCAACTGTCTGTTACAGAACTACAATGCCAAAATATCAGATTTTGGCTTGGCAAAATTGGGGCCTTCGGGTGGAGAGTCACATGTGACAACCAGGGTCATGGGAACTTATGGTTATGCTGCTCCTGAGTACATTGCAACAGGTATGCATTCCTTCCAGGACATCGGAAATGCTACTGGCTGTTAAAGTTATAGTTCAAATCATAAACATGTGTACAAAACTCTTGAacatataaacaaatcatctaaTGTGATATTTCACCGTATGATAAACAGGTCATTTATATGTAAAGAGTGACGTGTATGGTTTTGGCGTTGTGCTACTTGAAATGCTGTCAGGCCGAAGGGCACTTGATACAAAGCGGCCGAGTGGTCAGCAAAATTTGATCGAATGGTTAAAGCCATTTCTctcacaaaaaaagaagctcaAAACCACCGTCATGGATGCAAGGATCGAGGGCCAATATTCATCCAAGGCAATGGTACAAGCAGCACAGCTTACTTTAAAGTGCCTAGAAGCAGATCCTAAAAACAGGCCCTCCATGAAAGAAGTTGTAGAGGTGTTGGAACAGATAGAGGCAATGAAGGAAAAACCAAAGGCAACCAAAAGCACTTTTGGTTCCTCACTGTCAAAACCCCATCGCAGAGGCCAACAACCAAACCTGCATCGTTTTCCGTTTCATTCCAGGTCAAATGAGCAGGAAacattcaaaaacaacaaaaagaagtaAAGTAAGCAGAATTGGACCCAACAAATTATATGTGCACACAAAATTATTTActccattattttaatttctttgactTTTGTTTAAAAAGCCATCATTTTTAAGTGCTTCCTTTTAGTGTAGAACAGATTCTGTTGTAGTTGCCATTTGTATTCAATGAGATGATAATTCTGTAACTTGGAAAACAATAAGTATGtgattctttaatataattGTGAAATagagtagaaaaaaaatgtcgTGGTTTTTTAGCTGTAGTCCTTGGGGAAAATATAACAAGTGTCTATTATAATTGCAATTAGAAGAGCTAACTCCATAATTCCAGTTACCAACCTCCAACCTACGGAacctgatttatttatttattttaatctaaattatGCCGCAAACATTTAGATCAAGAAATTGTGTTAATTTCGTTGTCATATGCGAGTCAGCCCTGCTGGTTACGAAAGTGCTAGTGATTAGCATGATGGAAGAATATAGTGGTCAATTTTGATTGAAGCATTGCTTGGAAAGGGGATTGGCTGAAGTCAAGCAACTTGAATTAATGACCTAACGAAGAACAAGATACATAAAAGCGAATCCTCCAACTTGCATACAGCTAATAGCTCTGCACTTGGTCAAATTTTCTCAAAACTTTTGACactgcttttatttttaattaaaagaaataggaAATGGTTAGTAATGGATAAAAGGACTGCATAAACTAAAGACTAAAGattacaaatttaacaaaaactaatcGAGGTTGAGAAATCACTATTTCTCTTACAAAGTATTGGaacaataccttttttttttaattttattttttaacattaaatttattaggaattaaacttcataatttattttggtttttttattttaaagttatcaTAGTTTCATGACTTGAGTCGTAGATTTTACGAACTAACTCGGTTTACTAcattttttaggtctttttttttgtaattgaatcttttttcaatttcatccttcaatatttggtttgattagggattaaacttcataatttatttcaatttgctttctatgaggttatcccaATCTCATAAACTAGGTCACGGATTTTGCAGGTTAACTAGGTTTACTCGGGTTTTTTTTAGGTcctttttgtaattgatttttttttaatttcatcctttaatattgaggttgattgagaaataaacttcataatttatttcaatttgctgtttatgaggttatcttagtctcatgaccAAAGTCAaaagtttaacgggttaacttgagttgaccaTGGTCTATTTTCttgtcctttttttattgatttttttttgcaatctcatccttcaacattggattaattgagaattaaactttataatttgttttaatttttttattgaattatttcgGTCTTATGATTCAGGTTCAACAAGTTAActaggttgacttgagttttttttatccttttttaattgatctttttttcaattttatttctcaacattgagttaattgagaattgagcttcaatatatatatttttttatttgcaaagtaTGAGATTATCACCATCTCATGACTCAGGTCTTGGATTTTACATGTTAGCATGCGATGATCCgagttgatctaatatgttgttatctcaatattaaaaaaaaatatattatcttgagattttttagttaaactatgtttttttttctggttttttaggTTGTCTTTGGACTTGTAAAGATGATCAAGTCACATCGGGTCAATccctatatatttatattttttttacttcttaaaAAACACGTTAGCAatacctgaatatttttttaaaaaaattatttgacctGCAATATAGGTAGGTAAATGGTCTAGTAATTAGCAAAAATGAAATAGGCAACTCTcttcaaaaagacaaaaaaaaaaagaagaaaaagagaactATAATACcaaaatggtttaaaaaaagtagtaGAAGAAAAAGCTCAACTAGGATATAAGAATTATATGgagatttattttcattgtatAGTTCAAGattattcataattaaatgttGCTAAGGCATGTGTAGataaacaaacaataaataagGCTAGATCAAATGATAACATGTGGTGATGAGAAATTGAATTCTTATTGATGAAGTTGTGAAAACTTGGACTAGGCTTTTCATGGTTGCGATATGGAGCTGGTGGAATGACTGGGCTTGACCACTATTCTCATAGGTTGATGATTGACTTTTATTAGCTCTTCTACAAAACAAATTCTCTATTAGAATAAGAGACTTTTTGATgcataatttagaaaaataaaagagagaaataatgTATAAGAGAGTAAAGAACGTGAGATAGTGTATATGTGAATGCTGTGTGTTCTGTCTAAACTTGTTAAACTGTTGAATGATTATTTCTCGTATGTGATCTTGTGTGGAATTGTTGTATTATTATTGCTCGATTTAATTTATCGAGTGACCTGAGATCTTTTAGACCTCTGTCACATTAAGTTACCTCGTGAACTAATTAATGATAGAGAATGACCCTGTGGTGAGTGGAGAAAAATAAGTACCATTTTTAGAGAGGTTGGTGCTTGTCAATGGTTGTGGTGCCTTATTGTACCATTGACAGAgggtgttggtttttttaaaaagcaaatacatagaaaaaataataatttaattttttaggactTCTAAGGATCTCGTTAAACAATTTAGGTTCATTTAAAGTTTGCATAAAAATCACCTTAAAATCAAATCTTCTTTTTGAGGTTTGATTaatgattgtgcatcaaaagtatcattaagtctcttattttacatatgtatttattatttttatttgggttttttataataattgatgtgctttttagtaatgaagtttcttttaatgtctcgataggtttttggagcttaaatgaattatttcagaaaattcaacgtcggaattcggaacaaagaattgaagagaaatttagttgaagattgaagcaaatcttggttcaaataagtgctccaaatttgccccaaaaatcaattcaagtccaattctagaaaagaatatcatatgatttatttcaagcccaaacatgccttatgttgtgtgcaaacttcaaccatcaaacactcaaggtttcaaagtcaatcttagcccaaataataggtacatttgtatccttatttgatgcttaaattcagccccaaatcagccccaaatcaccttccaaatcagcccaaacacaatccatgatcctacatgtccacataataaataacatttgatttatttgggtaattcattgatccaagagggcaagcacatggatggaaagctggaggggacattgtgacattattttgggtcaaaagaagaaagagacaactcataaaggaggaagaaaaacgtgcaccaaagtgttctccaagctggcctggtttgattttccagaacacctttcggtgttttgtccataacttttgactcagatgtccaaatgagctgttctttaatgatctggaaagctaacagaattgcctataaatatgtctctaatagccatctccaggagAGGCTtcaaaaagggtcgaattgctgtccaaagttagagtcagatttgtgtccgaatttttactgaaattgtgttgtgttcttctttatagatttcggttctttagcttgtaaaactcattatttcagtttgattcaag
This window contains:
- the LOC133673483 gene encoding probable serine/threonine-protein kinase PIX13; the encoded protein is MGNCLRSLFNDPSTPSSIANSDPATSGTSKINYSNTTIDFSATSGSTACKSQFSEAVSHDEGNEATNNPNGQILESPNLKEFTFADLKSTTKNFKSDTLLGEGGFGKVYKGWIDERTYAPSKSGSGMVVAIKKLNPESVQGFQEWQSEVNFLGRLSHPNLVKLLGYCWEDKELLLVYEFMQKGSLENHLFRKNPNIEPLSWDIRLKIAVGAARGLTFLHTSDKKVIYRDFKASNILLDGNYNAKISDFGLAKLGPSGGESHVTTRVMGTYGYAAPEYIATGHLYVKSDVYGFGVVLLEMLSGRRALDTKRPSGQQNLIEWLKPFLSQKKKLKTTVMDARIEGQYSSKAMVQAAQLTLKCLEADPKNRPSMKEVVEVLEQIEAMKEKPKATKSTFGSSLSKPHRRGQQPNLHRFPFHSRSNEQETFKNNKKK